From the genome of Lasioglossum baleicum chromosome 13, iyLasBale1, whole genome shotgun sequence, one region includes:
- the LOC143214775 gene encoding uncharacterized protein LOC143214775: MRALISRRPQPTSTRSLLCLLLLLFVVDGGGARTVLIPDDLQEAVAQLDSGAKLPAGDSEPSSSLTSKTGDSAQNNDDVERTTIILNSPGSTATDYSEFPGFDLVYNPDESTRKSDSPLAKFAEEQVMKKRRRNDVVPKSEVRENVEVTAEGIEEVKDEGIRRFDGQVDGDGTVPYQDNVPDVVTNDAGARLSVDPEEVKKDWIRSVPEEEGQSSARVAQEPEEPKEQSPSVLIKSGAVEPDQKKETVDDGDENTHRGDRYLNEPLGKSRRKSSTVYLNAEEKKTSDGEAAEIVDGQIKKLISIRDDALDAQKVDNLDEAKVLTSKRQAGLDEAAITQENVRLEQGNKGNRPKSGRAQNLHHQVRLIAPESVVYNILQDALESYPADQTLVSYVDPKNETFKDLLTTNQLDILLMGEKLLPQALRQEYSDRMFSCLRRFEYFSCVKYFAWPMIKQYFPALPVFPDYQNWYPVFDFYPQYPIVPFPPLSEDVGELPEVVDSDGTRSRGPRPEEIIIQVLRNTMKEQPRLSATPSFIDQTTDSYVALIPQDQLLAINMAEQLIPVALRPQFVRNTVQCMKEYNYLTCIKYSTWPTVRQFIPNFPSISGILPDFQIPGWPDLGDYIPSLPGIPSVPDFGSYWPFGSSSPQQPEAPTFVLLKDPPDTLRSSKELETRIYNLLRDVAARRTPAITPFVFSGNVVSLSKFTRCQIEILQLAEYLIPYLARAGLISDVIVYLQRSDDFIDCVRYVIWPTVASYCSDLPEFPSLENKESFASSEPAVNPGEKMQERVIPEADREKVIANRFQDEESRNKVQNAPVISVTGTRFVPIFTEHPENVILNIVRSVQLQSQNLNRGTAATTSTTKNQQFLDLITEQQINIVNTVDSLLPESIRTNFTSKLIACLRVNNFLVCSRDVIWPTLSSYFPWLPSFPNFGAISNPPSNTTAPSGGTRMNLTEVSSNTNAPPLSETDVKTGQHGDTKVTITDTRFVPIFNEGPESVILKILKAVELSVPDLKDRVSSQYFPETLRDQQIEILNVAQGLLPVSARDSYVQRMNSCLKDKVFLQCIRDVTWPTISEVYPWLPKFPNFGGYQTTPRVTMHMILSGTWKQPNMLLDTPEDNLKADGLALQQAEERIESILLHSLNRDRKLERAYVDISNPSLSHLTKRQQNIVKLVELGIPDAARATYINRIQDCTKGNNFVSCTQNISWPTLKQYLPVLPDFSEISVLLPQLPDVPSIPLDPLPALDLPIQTIPGVSELPTGLPLGISQLPFISQAPGQSSQAPSEAQLLQNQASSAFTPSVDNRVPVPGYAGQPPGILLDISQERVQLGDVAQLTKDSEIKRRNRRSVVDLTNTYYETDETGSSDSSSAYPNKINESEYLRLLILMRERGKASSESRGYYADTLNATVRKSLTADQYEIIKIVEEVDPVQGRGIAQQVVSCIAGFSFIRCVGIFVWPLIVSQFPLLGFFGRSLDTESQVQEFFGMSTTDFEKEMLERRDSIEQYLLDWYKKIVEDKFQTNLGCLKIKGYGNGELGISFSGFREGRGAKLKDNKNLPSILTIISDIMEEVLDQRPEGEKPKRDKEKREKSIDVSREGEIQFLKDSEEYVDIMRSMNDEEIITMFLDKIRTNDSDLEDGGKFFGYEDAYKAFEVLFGPRLTHKLQRVNDKLRNVEEPSEEGSKGVDILSLESQKSSEELKVLPLGSQVTYDLEKESSRDQEQRQRQKRAKSFFKSFWDKHSSKHAKDELKQLFEEIETNKIVDDRQEKETESGLVVKLPKLDEEFLPKKMTNSVIHLGRAMKDKMMQMMPGLGLIFSFLLQTAVAHAKAAASMAGMISNMAMGSAIIGMVRDSFFGANSHPQIKYVYDNHKVGPGITWPANYGSGSHYRRH, from the exons ATGAGAGCACTCATCTCGCGCCGCCCACAGCCAACGAGTACTCGTTCTTTGCTCTGTCTCCTGTTGCTGCTGTTCGTCGTCGACGGTGGTGGAGCGCGCACCGTTCTCATCCCCGATGATCTTCAAGAAGCTGTTGCCCAGCTGGATTCCGGGGCTAAGCTTCCGGCAGGGGACAGTGAACCCAGTTCGAGCCTAACTTCGAAGACCGGAGACAGTGCCCAAAATAATGATGACGTTGAAAGGACGACGATAATTCTCAATTCACCTGGAAGTACCGCAACCGATTATTCGGAGTTTCCGGGTTTCGACCTGGTGTACAACCCCGATGAATCGACGAGGAAGAGCGACTCGCCGTTGGCCAAGTTCGCCGAGGAACAGGTGATGAAGAAGAGACGGCGGAACGACGTGGTCCCGAAGTCGGAGGTTCGCGAGAACGTGGAGGTCACTGCGGAGGGGATCGAAGAGGTCAAGGACGAAGGTATCCGCAGGTTCGATGGCCAGGTGGACGGCGACGGAACTGTTCCTTATCAGGACAACGTGCCCGACGTTGTGACCAACGATGCCGGTGCTCGCCTGTCGGTGGACCCCGAAGAGGTCAAGAAGGATTGGATCAGATCTGTTCCGGAGGAGGAGGGACAATCTTCCGCTCGAGTGGCTCAAGAACCCGAAGAACCGAAAGAACAATCACCGAGCGTGCTGATCAAGTCGGGAGCGGTTGAGCCTGACCAGAAGAAAGAGACCGTTGACGACGGGGACGAGAACACGCATAGAGGAGACCGATACCTGAACGAACCTCTGGGAAAATCGAGACGCAAGAGTTCCACGGTGTACTTGAACGCCGAGGAGAAGAAAACTTCCGACGGAGAGGCAGCGGAGATCGTCGACGGGCAGATTAAGAAGCTGATCTCGATCCGCGACGACGCGCTAGACGCGCAGAAGGTGGACAACCTGGACGAGGCAAAGGTGCTGACCTCGAAGCGGCAGGCCGGACTGGACGAGGCGGCGATCACGCAGGAGAACGTTCGACTCGAACAGGGAAACAAG GGGAACAGGCCGAAGTCGGGAAGGGCTCAGAACTTGCATCATCAAGTCCGGCTGATCGCGCCGGAGTCCGTCGTGTACAACATCCTGCAGGACGCTCTGGAGTCGTATCCCGCTGATCAGACGCTGGTGTCGTACGTCGACCCGAAGAACGAGACCTTCAAGGACCTGCTCACCACGAACCAGCTGGACATCCTGCTGATGGGGGAGAAGCTGCTGCCGCAAGCACTGCGCCAGGAGTACTCCGACAGGATGTTCTCCTGCCTGAGGAGATTCGAGTACTTCAGCTGCGTCAAGTACTTCGCCTGGCCGATGATCAAGCAGTACTTCCCGGCGCTGCCGGTCTTCCCGGACTATCAGAACTGGTACCCGGTCTTCGACTTCTACCCGCAGTACCCGATCGTCCCGTTCCCCCCTCTGTCGGAAGATGTCGGCGAGCTGCCGGAAGTGGTGGACTCCGATGGGACGCGCTCCAGAGGACCCAGACCCGAGGAGATCATCATCCAGGTGCTCCGGAACACGATGAAGGAGCAGCCACGATTGTCCGCGACGCCGTCCTTCATCGACCAAACCACGGACTCCTACGTCGCTCTGATACCCCAGGACCAACTGCTGGCCATCAACATGGCCGAGCAACTGATCCCGGTCGCCCTCCGGCCGCAGTTCGTAAGGAACACCGTGCAGTGCATGAAGGAGTACAACTACCTGACCTGCATCAAGTACTCGACCTGGCCCACCGTCAGGCAGTTCATCCCCAATTTCCCGAGCATCTCCGGAATCCTGCCCGACTTCCAGATCCCGGGATGGCCGGACCTCGGTGATTACATCCCGTCGTTACCTGGTATACCAAGCGTTCCAGATTTCGGATCCTACTGGCCGTTCGGAAGCTCCTCCCCGCAGCAGCCGGAAGCGCCGACGTTCGTGCTGCTGAAGGACCCACCGGACACCTTGCGATCCTCCAAAGAGCTGGAGACGAGGATCTACAATCTCCTGCGGGACGTTGCTGCCCGCAGGACTCCGGCGATCACGCCGTTCGTCTTCAGCGGGAACGTGGTGTCGTTGAGCAAGTTCACGAGATGTCAGATCGAGATTCTACAGCTGGCGGAATACCTGATACCTTACTTGGCCAGAGCAGGCTTGATCTCCGACGTGATCGTGTACCTGCAGAGAAGCGACGACTTCATCGACTGCGTCAGGTACGTGATATGGCCGACGGTCGCCAGTTACTGTTCCGATCTGCCCGAGTTCCCTTCGCTGGAGAACAAGGAGTCGTTCGCTTCGTCGGAACCTGCGGTTAATCCCGGAGAGAAGATGCAGGAGCGAGTGATCCCCGAAGCGGACCGCGAGAAGGTGATCGCGAACCGTTTCCAGGACGAAGAGTCCAGGAACAAGGTCCAGAACGCGCCGGTGATCAGCGTGACCGGGACCAGGTTCGTACCGATCTTCACCGAGCACCCCGAGAACGTGATCCTCAACATCGTCCGCTCGGTGCAGCTACAATCGCAGAACCTGAATCGCGGCACcgcggcgaccacttcgaccaCCAAGAACCAGCAGTTCCTCGACCTGATCACCGAGCAGCAGATCAACATCGTCAACACCGTGGACAGCCTGCTGCCGGAGAGCATTCGCACCAACTTCACCTCGAAGCTGATCGCCTGTCTCCGCGTGAACAACTTCCTCGTGTGCAGCAGGGACGTGATCTGGCCGACCCTGTCCAGCTACTTCCCCTGGCTGCCCAGTTTCCCTAACTTCGGCGCCATAAGCAATCCTCCAAGCAACACGACAGCTCCCAGCGGAGGTACTAGGATGAACTTGACAGAAGTCAGCTCGAACACGAACGCTCCACCCTTGTCGGAGACAGACGTGAAAACAGGACAACACGGAGACACCAAAGTGACTATAACGGACACCAGGTTCGTCCCGATCTTCAACGAGGGCCCTGAATCTGTGATTCTGAAAATTCTCAAGGCCGTGGAGCTATCTGTTCCCGACCTCAAAGACAGAGTCAGCTCCCAGTACTTTCCCGAGACGCTCAGAGATCAGCAGATCGAGATTTTAAACGTCGCTCAAGGTCTGCTGCCCGTCTCCGCCCGAGACAGCTACGTCCAGAGGATGAACTCCTGCCTGAAAGACAAGGTCTTCCTGCAGTGCATCAGGGACGTCACCTGGCCGACGATCAGTGAGGTTTATCCGTGGCTACCGAAGTTCCCTAATTTCGGAGGTTATCAGACCACGCCCAGGGTCACGATGCACATGATCCTGTCCGGAACCTGGAAACAACCCAACATGCTGCTTGATACTCCCGAAGACAATTTGAAGGCTGATGGTCTAGCGTTGCAGCAGGCTGAGGAGAGGATAGAGAGTATTCTTCTGCATTCTTTGAACAGGGACCGTAAGCTGGAACGAGCTTACGTGGACATCAGCAATCCTTCTTTGTCTCATCTGACCAAACGTCAACAGAATATCGTTAAGCTTGTTGAGCTAGGGATCCCGGACGCAGCCAGGGCGACGTACATCAACAGAATACAGGATTGCACCAAGGGGAACAACTTCGTCAGCTGCACGCAGAACATCAGCTGGCCAACCCTGAAGCAGTACCTCCCAGTGCTGCCAGACTTCTCCGAGATCAGTGTTTTGCTGCCACAGCTGCCGGATGTTCCATCGATACCGCTCGATCCTCTTCCTGCTCTAGATCTGCCCATTCAGACTATTCCAGGTGTCTCAGAGCTACCCACGGGACTTCCACTGGGAATTTCTCAGCTGCCGTTCATCTCACAAGCTCCAGGACAATCCTCGCAAGCTCCTTCCGAAGCCCAGCTGCTCCAGAACCAGGCATCGTCAGCGTTTACGCCGTCAGTAG ATAACAGAGTACCGGTACCAGGATACGCAGGCCAGCCGCCAGGAATCCTCTTAGACATCTCGCAGGAGAGGGTGCAGCTCGGCGACGTCGCCCAGCTGACGAAGGACTCAGAAATCAAACGTAGAAACCGCAGGAGCGTTGTGGACTTGACGAATACTTACTACGAGACTGACGAGACTGGCTCGTCGGACTCTTCTTCAGCGTACCCTAACAAAATAAACGAGTCCGAGTATCTCCGGCTACTGATCttgatgagagagagagggaaagctTCCTCGGAGTCGAGGGGTTACTACGCCGACACATTGAACGCCACGGTTAGGAAATCTCTGACAGCTGATCAGTACGAGATCATTAAAATCGTGGAGGAGGTGGACCCAGTGCAGGGTAGAGGTATAGCCCAGCAAGTGGTAAGCTGTATCGCAGGTTTCAGCTTCATCCGTTGCGTGGGGATCTTCGTGTGGCCGTTGATCGTCAGCCAGTTTCCCTTGCTCGGGTTCTTCGGTCGCTCCTTGGACACGGAGAGCCAGGTGCAGGAGTTCTTCGGGATGTCGACCACCGATTTCGAGAAAGAGATGCTAGAACGAAGGGACTCGATCGAGCAGTATCTGCTCGACTGGTACAAGAAGATCGTCGAGGACAAATTCCAAACGAACCTTGGCTGCCTGAAGATCAAGGGCTACGGGAACGGCGAGCTGGGCATCAGCTTCTCCGGCTTCAGGGAAGGCAGAGGCGCCAAGCTCAAGGACAACAAAAACCTGCCGAGTATATTAACGATCATCAGCGACATCATGGAGGAGGTGTTGGACCAGCGTCCCGAGGGCGAGAAGCCGAAGAGGGACAAGGAGAAACGGGAGAAGAGCATCGACGTCTCCAGAGAGGGCGAGATTCAATTTCTGAAGGACAGCGAGGAGTACGTGGACATCATGAGGTCGATGAACGACGAGGAGATCATCACGATGTTCCTGGACAAGATCAGGACCAACGACTCCGACCTTGAGGACGGTGGGAAATTCTTCGGCTACGAGGACGCGTACAAAGCGTTCGAGGTGCTGTTCGGTCCGAGACTGACTCACAAGTTGCAGAGGGTCAATGATAAATTGAGAAACGTGGAAGAGCCTTCGGAGGAAGGTAGCAAAGGGGTGGACATCCTCTCGTTGGAGTCGCAGAAGAGTTCGGAGGAGCTGAAGGTGTTGCCTTTGGGCAGCCAGGTGACGTACGATCTTGAGAAAGAATCCTCCCGAGACCAAGAACAGAGGCAACGGCAGAAGAGAGCTAAGAGTTTCTTCAAGTCGTTTTGGGACAAGCATTCGAGCAAGCACGCGAAGGATGAGCTGAAGCAGCTGTTCGAAGAGATCGAGACAAATAAGATCGTCGACGATCGGCAAGAGAAGGAGACGGAATCGGGGCTGGTGGTGAAGCTGCCGAAGCTGGACGAGGAATTCCTGCCGAAGAAGATGACCAACTCGGTGATACACCTCGGCAGAGCTATGAAGGATAAGATGATGCAGATGATGCCTGGGCTGGGCTTGATCTTCTCGTTCCTGCTGCAAACGGCGGTGGCGCACGCGAAAGCGGCCGCCTCGATGGCTGGCATGATCAGCAACATGGCGATGGGCTCGGCGATCATCGGAATGGTCCGCGACTCCTTCTTCGGGGCGAACAGCCATCCGCAGATTAAGTACGTTTACGACAACCATAAGGTCGGGCCGGGCATCACCTGGCCCGCCAATTACGGCTCTGGTTCTCATTATCGCAGACATTAG